Proteins from one Triticum aestivum cultivar Chinese Spring chromosome 7A, IWGSC CS RefSeq v2.1, whole genome shotgun sequence genomic window:
- the LOC123148652 gene encoding cadmium/zinc-transporting ATPase HMA2 isoform X1, with amino-acid sequence MAGRQEKSYFDVLGICCPSEVPLVEKLLEPLAGVHKVTVVVPSRTVIVVHDAAAISQAQIVKALNQARLEASVRAYGGAGQNKINKWPSPYVLVCGVLLVVSLFEHFWRPLRWLALVATAAGLPPIVLRSVAAARRLTLDVNILMLIAVAGAIALKDYSEAGFIVFLFTTAEWLETRASCKATAGMASLMSMAPQNAVLAETGQVVAAQDVKVNTVIAVKAGEVVPIDGVVVDGRSEVDEQTLTGESFPVAKQTDSEVWAGTLNIDGYISVRTTAMADNSAVAKMARLVEEAQNSRSETQRLIDTCAKYYTPAVIVMAAAVAVTPVIVRARNLRHWFQLALVLLVSACPCALVLSTPVATFCALLKAARTGLLIKGGDVLESLAGIKVAAFDKTGTITSGEFSVAEFRAVGERVTKQQLLYWVSSVESRSSHPMAAALVDCARSNSVEPKSENVVEFQIYPGEGIYGEIDGQGVYVGNRRILSRASCETVPEVNDIKGVTVGYVACNKELVGLFGLSDVCRTGSAEAIRELRSMGIKSVMLTGDSTAAATYAQNQLGNVLAEVHSELLPEDKVRIVDELKARDGPTLMVGDGMNDAPALARADVGVSMGVSGSAVAMETSHVTLMSNDVRRIPKAIRLARRTRRTIVTNIVFSVATKLAIVGLALAGHPLVWAAVLADVGTCLLVIMYSMMLLRGGDGGRGKKCCASSHHGSRPGKHGMSHHCSGGCADSSSAGGHACGDEHHQHGHGHGDHKEPGTPHHPQRHGCEGHGHGHCKEPSKLHPTDSHHCQDHGQGHHHSKEASSQLVTRKNISHGHGQRKEKHDEHSTSSAEAIQEHSILIDASAADQQQIQCSHQSEEHEEENCGRHAKAKACAPAPADCCDTVRDEGCGTKAGGVCSSRRAGCAAGETRRCCRSARASRCGGGGGHASMLTMPEIVVE; translated from the exons ATGGCGGGCAGGCAGGAGAAGAGCTACTTCGACGTGCTGGGCATCTGCTGCCCGTCGGAGGTGCCGCTGGTGGAGAAGCTCCTCGAGCCGCTCGCCGGCGTGCACAAGGTCACCGTCGTCGTGCCCTCCCGGACCGTCATCGTCGTGCACGACGCCGCCGCCATCTCCCAGGCCCAGATCG TCAAGGCGCTGAACCAGGCAAGGCTAGAGGCGTCGGTGCGGGCGTACGGCGGCGCAGGCCAGAACAAGATCAACAAATGGCCGAGCCCCTACGTGCTCGTCTGCGGCGTCCTCCTGGTCGTCTCGCTCTTCGAGCACTTCTGGCGCCCGCTGAGGTGGCTCGCGCTCGTCGCCACGGCCGCCGGCCTGCCGCCCATCGTTCTCAGAAGCGTCGCCGCCGCGCGGAGGCTCACCCTGGACGTCAACATACTCATGCTCATCGCAG TTGCTGGGGCAATTGCACTCAAGGACTACTCCGAGGCTggcttcatcgtcttcctcttcaccaCGGCCGAGTGGCTCGAGACAAGGGCGAGCTGCAAG GCCACTGCCGGGATGGCGTCGCTGATGAGCATGGCACCACAGAACGCCGTGCTAGCAGAGACGGGGCAGGTGGTCGCGGCCCAGGACGTGAAGGTCAACACGGTGATCGCTGTCAAGGCGGGGGAGGTCGTTCCGATAGACGGCGTCGTCGTCGACGGGCGGAGCGAGGTCGACGAGCAGACCCTCACCGGAGAGTCCTTCCCGGTGGCCAAACAGACGGACTCGGAGGTCTGGGCCGGCACCCTCAACATAGACG GCTACATTTCCGTGAGGACCACGGCCATGGCCGACAACTCGGCGGTGGCCAAGATGGCGAGGCTGGTTGAAGAGGCCCAGAACAGCAGATCGGAGACGCAGAGGCTCATCGACACCTGCGCCAAGTACTACACGCCTG CGGTGATCGTcatggcagcggcggtggcggtgaCGCCAGTGATCGTGAGAGCGCGCAACCTCAGGCACTGGTTTCAGCTGGCCCTGGTGCTTCTGGTGAGCGCCTGCCCGTGCGCTCTGGTTCTGTCGACGCCGGTCGCCACCTTCTGTGCGCTGCTCAAGGCCGCCAGGACCGGGCTGCTCATCAAAGGAGGGGATGTGCTCGAGTCCTTGGCCGGGATCAAAGTCGCGGCTTTCGACAAAACCGGCACAATCACTAGCGGAGAGTTCTCCGTCGCGGAGTTCCGGGCAGTCGGAGAACGTGTTACAAAGCAACAGCTGCTCTACTG GGTGTCGAGCGTGGAGAGCAGGTCGAGCCACCCAATGGCAGCTGCCCTTGTTGATTGTGCTCGatcaaactcggtggaaccgaaatCGGAGAATGTGGTGGAGTTTCAGATTTACCCCGGTGAGGGGATTTACGGTGAAATCGACGGGCAAGGCGTATACGTCGGGAACAGAAGAATCTTGTCGAGGGCTTCATGTGAAACAG TTCCAGAGGTAAATGACATCAAAGGGGTCACCGTTGGATACGTGGCCTGCAACAAGGAGTTGGTCGGGCTATTCGGTCTCTCGGACGTCTGCCGAACTGGATCGGCAGAAGCCATCAGGGAGCTGAGATCCATGGGCATCAAGTCAGTGATGCTCACAGGCGATAGCACTGCCGCTGCCACCTATGCCCAGAACCAG CTGGGAAATGTTCTAGCCGAGGTTCACTCTGAACTTTTGCCGGAAGACAAGGTGCGGATCGTCGACGAGCTCAAGGCGAGGGACGGCCCCACGCTGATGGTCGGCGACGGCATGAACGACGCCCCGGCGCTGGCCAGGGCCGACGTCGGCGTCTCCATGGGCGTGTCCGGCTCGGCCGTCGCCATGGAGACGAGCCACGTCACGCTCATGTCCAACGACGTCCGCAGGATCCCCAAGGCCATCCGGCTGGCGAGGAGGACGCGCCGGACCATCGTCACCAACATCGTCTTCTCTGTCGCGACGAAGCTCGCCATCGTCGGGCTCGCGCTCGCCGGGCACCCGCTCGTCTGGGCGGCGGTGCTGGCGGACGTCGGCACGTGCTTGCTGGTGATCATGTACAGCATGATGTTGCTGAGGGGGGGAGACGGCGGGAGGGGGAAGAAATGCTGCGCTTCTTCTCACCATGGATCTCGCCCCGGGAAGCATGGCATGTCCCACCATTGCTCGGGCGGCTGCGCGGATTCGTCGTCTGCTGGTGGCCATGCTTGCGGCGATGAACATCATCAGCACGGGCATGGGCATGGCGACCACAAAGAGCCCGGCACCCCCCACCACCCCCAGAGGCATGGATGTGAAGGTCATGGCCATGGCCACTGCAAAGAACCGAGCAAGCTGCACCCCACGGACAGCCACCACTGTCAAGATCATGGTCAGGGCCACCACCACAGCAAAGAGGCGAGCAGCCAATTGGTGACAAGAAAGAACATTTCCCATGGCCATGGCCAGCGCAAAGAGAAGCACGACGAGCACAGCACCAGCTCGGCCGAGGCAATCCAAGAGCACTCCATACTGATCGACGCGTCAGCTGCTGACCAGCAACAAATCCAATGCAGTCACCAGAGCGAAGAGCACGAGGAGGAAAACTGCGGGCGTCACGCCAAGGCGAAAGCCTGCGCCCCAGCTCCGGCCGACTGCTGCGACACGGTACGCGACGAGGGATGCGGAACCAAAGCGGGGGGCGTGTGCTCGAGCCGGCGGGCCGGTTGCGCTGCCGGAGAAACCAGGCGGTGTTGCCGGAGCGCCAGGGCGagcaggtgcggcggcggcggcggccacgcaAGCATGCTGACGATGCCTGAGATCGTGGTGGAGTAG
- the LOC123148652 gene encoding cadmium/zinc-transporting ATPase HMA2 isoform X2 — MLIAVAGAIALKDYSEAGFIVFLFTTAEWLETRASCKATAGMASLMSMAPQNAVLAETGQVVAAQDVKVNTVIAVKAGEVVPIDGVVVDGRSEVDEQTLTGESFPVAKQTDSEVWAGTLNIDGYISVRTTAMADNSAVAKMARLVEEAQNSRSETQRLIDTCAKYYTPAVIVMAAAVAVTPVIVRARNLRHWFQLALVLLVSACPCALVLSTPVATFCALLKAARTGLLIKGGDVLESLAGIKVAAFDKTGTITSGEFSVAEFRAVGERVTKQQLLYWVSSVESRSSHPMAAALVDCARSNSVEPKSENVVEFQIYPGEGIYGEIDGQGVYVGNRRILSRASCETVPEVNDIKGVTVGYVACNKELVGLFGLSDVCRTGSAEAIRELRSMGIKSVMLTGDSTAAATYAQNQLGNVLAEVHSELLPEDKVRIVDELKARDGPTLMVGDGMNDAPALARADVGVSMGVSGSAVAMETSHVTLMSNDVRRIPKAIRLARRTRRTIVTNIVFSVATKLAIVGLALAGHPLVWAAVLADVGTCLLVIMYSMMLLRGGDGGRGKKCCASSHHGSRPGKHGMSHHCSGGCADSSSAGGHACGDEHHQHGHGHGDHKEPGTPHHPQRHGCEGHGHGHCKEPSKLHPTDSHHCQDHGQGHHHSKEASSQLVTRKNISHGHGQRKEKHDEHSTSSAEAIQEHSILIDASAADQQQIQCSHQSEEHEEENCGRHAKAKACAPAPADCCDTVRDEGCGTKAGGVCSSRRAGCAAGETRRCCRSARASRCGGGGGHASMLTMPEIVVE, encoded by the exons ATGCTCATCGCAG TTGCTGGGGCAATTGCACTCAAGGACTACTCCGAGGCTggcttcatcgtcttcctcttcaccaCGGCCGAGTGGCTCGAGACAAGGGCGAGCTGCAAG GCCACTGCCGGGATGGCGTCGCTGATGAGCATGGCACCACAGAACGCCGTGCTAGCAGAGACGGGGCAGGTGGTCGCGGCCCAGGACGTGAAGGTCAACACGGTGATCGCTGTCAAGGCGGGGGAGGTCGTTCCGATAGACGGCGTCGTCGTCGACGGGCGGAGCGAGGTCGACGAGCAGACCCTCACCGGAGAGTCCTTCCCGGTGGCCAAACAGACGGACTCGGAGGTCTGGGCCGGCACCCTCAACATAGACG GCTACATTTCCGTGAGGACCACGGCCATGGCCGACAACTCGGCGGTGGCCAAGATGGCGAGGCTGGTTGAAGAGGCCCAGAACAGCAGATCGGAGACGCAGAGGCTCATCGACACCTGCGCCAAGTACTACACGCCTG CGGTGATCGTcatggcagcggcggtggcggtgaCGCCAGTGATCGTGAGAGCGCGCAACCTCAGGCACTGGTTTCAGCTGGCCCTGGTGCTTCTGGTGAGCGCCTGCCCGTGCGCTCTGGTTCTGTCGACGCCGGTCGCCACCTTCTGTGCGCTGCTCAAGGCCGCCAGGACCGGGCTGCTCATCAAAGGAGGGGATGTGCTCGAGTCCTTGGCCGGGATCAAAGTCGCGGCTTTCGACAAAACCGGCACAATCACTAGCGGAGAGTTCTCCGTCGCGGAGTTCCGGGCAGTCGGAGAACGTGTTACAAAGCAACAGCTGCTCTACTG GGTGTCGAGCGTGGAGAGCAGGTCGAGCCACCCAATGGCAGCTGCCCTTGTTGATTGTGCTCGatcaaactcggtggaaccgaaatCGGAGAATGTGGTGGAGTTTCAGATTTACCCCGGTGAGGGGATTTACGGTGAAATCGACGGGCAAGGCGTATACGTCGGGAACAGAAGAATCTTGTCGAGGGCTTCATGTGAAACAG TTCCAGAGGTAAATGACATCAAAGGGGTCACCGTTGGATACGTGGCCTGCAACAAGGAGTTGGTCGGGCTATTCGGTCTCTCGGACGTCTGCCGAACTGGATCGGCAGAAGCCATCAGGGAGCTGAGATCCATGGGCATCAAGTCAGTGATGCTCACAGGCGATAGCACTGCCGCTGCCACCTATGCCCAGAACCAG CTGGGAAATGTTCTAGCCGAGGTTCACTCTGAACTTTTGCCGGAAGACAAGGTGCGGATCGTCGACGAGCTCAAGGCGAGGGACGGCCCCACGCTGATGGTCGGCGACGGCATGAACGACGCCCCGGCGCTGGCCAGGGCCGACGTCGGCGTCTCCATGGGCGTGTCCGGCTCGGCCGTCGCCATGGAGACGAGCCACGTCACGCTCATGTCCAACGACGTCCGCAGGATCCCCAAGGCCATCCGGCTGGCGAGGAGGACGCGCCGGACCATCGTCACCAACATCGTCTTCTCTGTCGCGACGAAGCTCGCCATCGTCGGGCTCGCGCTCGCCGGGCACCCGCTCGTCTGGGCGGCGGTGCTGGCGGACGTCGGCACGTGCTTGCTGGTGATCATGTACAGCATGATGTTGCTGAGGGGGGGAGACGGCGGGAGGGGGAAGAAATGCTGCGCTTCTTCTCACCATGGATCTCGCCCCGGGAAGCATGGCATGTCCCACCATTGCTCGGGCGGCTGCGCGGATTCGTCGTCTGCTGGTGGCCATGCTTGCGGCGATGAACATCATCAGCACGGGCATGGGCATGGCGACCACAAAGAGCCCGGCACCCCCCACCACCCCCAGAGGCATGGATGTGAAGGTCATGGCCATGGCCACTGCAAAGAACCGAGCAAGCTGCACCCCACGGACAGCCACCACTGTCAAGATCATGGTCAGGGCCACCACCACAGCAAAGAGGCGAGCAGCCAATTGGTGACAAGAAAGAACATTTCCCATGGCCATGGCCAGCGCAAAGAGAAGCACGACGAGCACAGCACCAGCTCGGCCGAGGCAATCCAAGAGCACTCCATACTGATCGACGCGTCAGCTGCTGACCAGCAACAAATCCAATGCAGTCACCAGAGCGAAGAGCACGAGGAGGAAAACTGCGGGCGTCACGCCAAGGCGAAAGCCTGCGCCCCAGCTCCGGCCGACTGCTGCGACACGGTACGCGACGAGGGATGCGGAACCAAAGCGGGGGGCGTGTGCTCGAGCCGGCGGGCCGGTTGCGCTGCCGGAGAAACCAGGCGGTGTTGCCGGAGCGCCAGGGCGagcaggtgcggcggcggcggcggccacgcaAGCATGCTGACGATGCCTGAGATCGTGGTGGAGTAG
- the LOC123148652 gene encoding cadmium/zinc-transporting ATPase HMA2 isoform X3: MASLMSMAPQNAVLAETGQVVAAQDVKVNTVIAVKAGEVVPIDGVVVDGRSEVDEQTLTGESFPVAKQTDSEVWAGTLNIDGYISVRTTAMADNSAVAKMARLVEEAQNSRSETQRLIDTCAKYYTPAVIVMAAAVAVTPVIVRARNLRHWFQLALVLLVSACPCALVLSTPVATFCALLKAARTGLLIKGGDVLESLAGIKVAAFDKTGTITSGEFSVAEFRAVGERVTKQQLLYWVSSVESRSSHPMAAALVDCARSNSVEPKSENVVEFQIYPGEGIYGEIDGQGVYVGNRRILSRASCETVPEVNDIKGVTVGYVACNKELVGLFGLSDVCRTGSAEAIRELRSMGIKSVMLTGDSTAAATYAQNQLGNVLAEVHSELLPEDKVRIVDELKARDGPTLMVGDGMNDAPALARADVGVSMGVSGSAVAMETSHVTLMSNDVRRIPKAIRLARRTRRTIVTNIVFSVATKLAIVGLALAGHPLVWAAVLADVGTCLLVIMYSMMLLRGGDGGRGKKCCASSHHGSRPGKHGMSHHCSGGCADSSSAGGHACGDEHHQHGHGHGDHKEPGTPHHPQRHGCEGHGHGHCKEPSKLHPTDSHHCQDHGQGHHHSKEASSQLVTRKNISHGHGQRKEKHDEHSTSSAEAIQEHSILIDASAADQQQIQCSHQSEEHEEENCGRHAKAKACAPAPADCCDTVRDEGCGTKAGGVCSSRRAGCAAGETRRCCRSARASRCGGGGGHASMLTMPEIVVE, from the exons ATGGCGTCGCTGATGAGCATGGCACCACAGAACGCCGTGCTAGCAGAGACGGGGCAGGTGGTCGCGGCCCAGGACGTGAAGGTCAACACGGTGATCGCTGTCAAGGCGGGGGAGGTCGTTCCGATAGACGGCGTCGTCGTCGACGGGCGGAGCGAGGTCGACGAGCAGACCCTCACCGGAGAGTCCTTCCCGGTGGCCAAACAGACGGACTCGGAGGTCTGGGCCGGCACCCTCAACATAGACG GCTACATTTCCGTGAGGACCACGGCCATGGCCGACAACTCGGCGGTGGCCAAGATGGCGAGGCTGGTTGAAGAGGCCCAGAACAGCAGATCGGAGACGCAGAGGCTCATCGACACCTGCGCCAAGTACTACACGCCTG CGGTGATCGTcatggcagcggcggtggcggtgaCGCCAGTGATCGTGAGAGCGCGCAACCTCAGGCACTGGTTTCAGCTGGCCCTGGTGCTTCTGGTGAGCGCCTGCCCGTGCGCTCTGGTTCTGTCGACGCCGGTCGCCACCTTCTGTGCGCTGCTCAAGGCCGCCAGGACCGGGCTGCTCATCAAAGGAGGGGATGTGCTCGAGTCCTTGGCCGGGATCAAAGTCGCGGCTTTCGACAAAACCGGCACAATCACTAGCGGAGAGTTCTCCGTCGCGGAGTTCCGGGCAGTCGGAGAACGTGTTACAAAGCAACAGCTGCTCTACTG GGTGTCGAGCGTGGAGAGCAGGTCGAGCCACCCAATGGCAGCTGCCCTTGTTGATTGTGCTCGatcaaactcggtggaaccgaaatCGGAGAATGTGGTGGAGTTTCAGATTTACCCCGGTGAGGGGATTTACGGTGAAATCGACGGGCAAGGCGTATACGTCGGGAACAGAAGAATCTTGTCGAGGGCTTCATGTGAAACAG TTCCAGAGGTAAATGACATCAAAGGGGTCACCGTTGGATACGTGGCCTGCAACAAGGAGTTGGTCGGGCTATTCGGTCTCTCGGACGTCTGCCGAACTGGATCGGCAGAAGCCATCAGGGAGCTGAGATCCATGGGCATCAAGTCAGTGATGCTCACAGGCGATAGCACTGCCGCTGCCACCTATGCCCAGAACCAG CTGGGAAATGTTCTAGCCGAGGTTCACTCTGAACTTTTGCCGGAAGACAAGGTGCGGATCGTCGACGAGCTCAAGGCGAGGGACGGCCCCACGCTGATGGTCGGCGACGGCATGAACGACGCCCCGGCGCTGGCCAGGGCCGACGTCGGCGTCTCCATGGGCGTGTCCGGCTCGGCCGTCGCCATGGAGACGAGCCACGTCACGCTCATGTCCAACGACGTCCGCAGGATCCCCAAGGCCATCCGGCTGGCGAGGAGGACGCGCCGGACCATCGTCACCAACATCGTCTTCTCTGTCGCGACGAAGCTCGCCATCGTCGGGCTCGCGCTCGCCGGGCACCCGCTCGTCTGGGCGGCGGTGCTGGCGGACGTCGGCACGTGCTTGCTGGTGATCATGTACAGCATGATGTTGCTGAGGGGGGGAGACGGCGGGAGGGGGAAGAAATGCTGCGCTTCTTCTCACCATGGATCTCGCCCCGGGAAGCATGGCATGTCCCACCATTGCTCGGGCGGCTGCGCGGATTCGTCGTCTGCTGGTGGCCATGCTTGCGGCGATGAACATCATCAGCACGGGCATGGGCATGGCGACCACAAAGAGCCCGGCACCCCCCACCACCCCCAGAGGCATGGATGTGAAGGTCATGGCCATGGCCACTGCAAAGAACCGAGCAAGCTGCACCCCACGGACAGCCACCACTGTCAAGATCATGGTCAGGGCCACCACCACAGCAAAGAGGCGAGCAGCCAATTGGTGACAAGAAAGAACATTTCCCATGGCCATGGCCAGCGCAAAGAGAAGCACGACGAGCACAGCACCAGCTCGGCCGAGGCAATCCAAGAGCACTCCATACTGATCGACGCGTCAGCTGCTGACCAGCAACAAATCCAATGCAGTCACCAGAGCGAAGAGCACGAGGAGGAAAACTGCGGGCGTCACGCCAAGGCGAAAGCCTGCGCCCCAGCTCCGGCCGACTGCTGCGACACGGTACGCGACGAGGGATGCGGAACCAAAGCGGGGGGCGTGTGCTCGAGCCGGCGGGCCGGTTGCGCTGCCGGAGAAACCAGGCGGTGTTGCCGGAGCGCCAGGGCGagcaggtgcggcggcggcggcggccacgcaAGCATGCTGACGATGCCTGAGATCGTGGTGGAGTAG